In Nicotiana tabacum cultivar K326 chromosome 21, ASM71507v2, whole genome shotgun sequence, one DNA window encodes the following:
- the LOC107826804 gene encoding transcription factor MYB41-like, translating into MGRSPSSDKNGLKKGPWTSEEDHKLIEYIQVHGPGNWRSLPKNAGLQRCGKSCRLRWTNYLRPDIKRGRFSFEEEETIIQLHSVLGNKWSAIAARLPGRTDNEVKNYWNTHIRKRLLRMGLDPVTHSPRLDLLDLSSLLNSTQFNLSSLLGLQAFVNPQVLALISTTLFTSHTENPEMLLQRQLQENQFLNAQIQNQEGSQVLLQKYQENQILNGPMENPTPTFQPYNQFQDRTSEIPTCTTSNLGSYNLVNGQNLQENVMLPLQNYGQILQENSSGQNFSFDSVLSTPLSSSTEDERDSYCSNFMKFEIPESLFFDDLV; encoded by the exons ATGGGAAGATCACCAAGTTCTGATAAAAATGGACTCAAGAAAGGTCCTTGGACCTCAGAGGAAGATCATAAGCTCATAGAATATATTCAAGTTCATGGTCCTGGAAACTGGCGTAGCCTCCCTAAAAATGCTG GACTTCAAAGGTGTGGAAAGAGTTGTCGTCTTCGTTGGACGAATTATTTGAGACCAGATATTAAGAGAGGAAGATTCtcatttgaagaagaagaaactatTATCCAACTTCACAGTGTTCTAGGCAACAA ATGGTCAGCAATAGCTGCTCGTTTGCCAGGAAGAACGGACAATGAAGTAAAGAATTATTGGAACACACACATAAGAAAAAGGCTTCTAAGAATGGGACTTGATCCAGTAACTCACAGCCCTCGTCTTGATTTATTAGACTTATCATCCCTCCTTAACTCTACACAATTTAACCTTTCAAGTTTACTTGGACTACAAGCATTTGTAAACCCTCAAGTCTTGGCACTAATTTCTACAACCCTTTTTACATCCCATACAGAAAATCCAGAAATGTTATTACAAAGACAACTTCAAGAAAACCAATTTTTGAACGCACAAATACAAAACCAAGAAGGGTCTCAAGTGTTGTtgcaaaaatatcaagaaaatcaAATTTTAAATGGCCCAATGGAAAACCCTACCCCAACTTTCCAACCTTATAATCAGTTCCAAGATCGGACTTCAGAAATACCAACATGCACTACATCAAACTTGGGATCATATAATTTGGTGAATGGCCAAAATTTACAAGAAAATGTGATGCTACCTTTGCAAAACTATGGCCAAATTTTACAAGAAAACTCCAGCGGTCAAAACTTTAGCTTTGATTCAGTGTTGTCAACACCATTGTCAAGCAGTACAGAAGATGAGAGAGATAGCTACTGCAGTAATTTCATGAAATTTGAAATTCCAGAAAGTTTATTTTTTGATGATTTAGTGTGA